DNA sequence from the Leptospira kanakyensis genome:
AAAATAAGCCCGCACATCGAGAACATCAACACTCAAGATGTCAATTTCCTCTTTCAAACAAAACTCAAAGAAAAATTTTAAATCACGTAAGTAGGCAAATAGAGTATGTTCCGAATAATTTTTTTCAATTTTGAGATAGGTTCGGTAACTTCGGAAAAGGTCAGCCATGGCTTGGGGGAAATGGTCGGGAATTTGGACTTCAAGAGCTGGCAGCGTCATACAGAGAAACTATCGGCAAAGTTTTCTTTCTCCTACGGCAAAAAAATACTATACAAGTACTTACATTTTGTTTAGTGTTGAAAACGACAAAAAAAGACATAATCCAGAAAAATTTCCCTCACTTTTCTAATTTGTCCCAGGTCTCATGCATACTGGAGCTAGTCCGGAAGAGAAAAAGAGTGGAATTCGGAAGGGATGGGTTCATCCTTGAGAGAGTCGGTTCGCAAGAGTTTTTTGGAACCACTGACCTAAGTCCCCTACCTAGTCTTTCGGAACACCGATTTTAGGAGAACGTTTGATTCATGAAAAAAGAGAAAGCTGACAAGGCTCAAGAAAAAGAAACCGACCAAAGAAAGCAGGCCATTGACGCTGCCCTAGGCCAAATCGAAAAACAATTCGGTAAGGGTTCCATCATGCGCCTTGGTGCAGATACACGTATGGCAGAAATGAGCGTCGTATCCACTGGATCTTTGGATTTAGACATCGCCTTGGGGATTGGCGGGTTTCCTTCCGGTAGAATCGTAGAAATCTATGGACCAGAATCTTCTGGTAAAACAACACTCACTCTTTCTGCGATTGCAGAGACACAAAAAAAAGGGGGCATTGCTGCCTTTATCGATGCGGAACACGCTCTCGATCCATCTTACGCTAAAAAACTCGGGGTCAATGTAGACGACCTGCTCGTGGCCCAACCAGACAACGGGGAAGAAGCACTTGAAATTTGTGAGTCACTCGTTCGATCCAATGCGATCGACCTTATCGTTATCGACTCCGTAGCCGCTCTTGTTCCTAAGGCCGAGATCGAAGGAGATATGGGAGATTCCCATATGGGTCTTCAGGCACGACTCATGTCCCAAGCCCTACGTAAACTCACAGGAACCATTGCAAAATCCAATACGACTGTTATCTTTATCAACCAAATCCGTATGAAGATTGGAGTGATGTTCGGAAGTCCAGAAACCACTACCGGTGGAAACGCGTTGAAGTTCTATGCTTCCATTCGCTTGGACATTCGCCGTATCGAAACTCTAAAAGAGAAAGAAGAACCTGTAGGTAACCGCGTTCGAGTGAAAGTGGTTAAAAACAAATGTGCTCCTCCTTTCCGACAAGCAGAGTTCGACATCATGTATGCAAATGGAATCAACAGAGAAAGTTCTCTCATTGATCTCGCAGTTCGTCATGACCTTGTTGCGAAAGCAGGTTCTTGGTATTCTTACGGCGGAGAGAAGATTGGACAAGGAAAGGAACAAGTGAAAAACTTCTTTCTCGAAAATCCAGACATTGCATTTAAAATCGAAAACCAAGTTCGGGATCTCAATAGCCTCCCTCTCATGGACCAATCCAAAATCCAAACGAGAGAAGTGAAATCCATTGAAAGGGATCCAAAGGAAACTAAAGAAACAAAATCAAAACAACCAGTTAGTTTCTCTACCGAAGCAGAAGGAGAAGTTGCTGTCGGAGAATAAAACCATTCGGCTTTCTTTTTAGGAACCATTGACCGGTTCGGGGTTTCCCGGGCCGGTTTTTTTTTGCTAAATCCCCAAAAGAGCCATCGGGCATTCTGAAAAATTATCAATCCAAGACCTGAAAAAGGATGTCTGAAAACAGTCGTCGTAAAGATTGTTCTTAAACATTTCCGAAACCTATGTCAAAAAAACTCATCCTCGTCCTTTTCATTTTATCTTACCAATGCCAAATCCAAGAAAAAAAAACAGAAACAGCTGTTATAGAAACGCCCATTTATGATGAGTGGGCGGGCTTAAGTGAATCAGATCCATTACATAAAAATGAAATGGATCTCAGTTGGAATAAACTAACAAACACTAGAGACACCATCACCCAGTATCTAAAAGGAAAGGATTACCATCCGAATGTGAAAACGGTGATTTACCCTTTTAGTGGAATTGATGTTTTAAATCTTTTTTCATTTTATCCACAATGTGAGCGTTATATCCTTTTTGGATTAGAGGATCCTGGTTACCCGAATTCGTACAATACACTTTCAGAAAAAGAAAAACTAATCGTCAAACAAGGAATTCGCAATCTCTCAGATCATTTGGCTGGTAGGAATTATTTTACATATCGTAAAATGAAAGAAGAAACCAAGAAAAAAGAACTAAATGGAGCCTATCCAGTGTTTGTGGCTTTCCTTCGTCGCATGGGAAAAGAAATCCTTGATTCCAAAGAGGAAATGATTGTTGGAAAAGGGATTACTTACAGAGGTTTTACTCTTTCCCTTTATGATACAAAACTAAAAAAAGCGGAAACACTTACATATTTTAAAATATTCTTAATTGGGAATGAAGGAAATCCTGGAGATGGGTTGTATGAATACTTCTCGGATTTAACGAATGTTGGAATATTTACAAAGTCCGCAGAATATTTATTTCATGGTGAAAAAAGAAAATCGATTCGAGATCTTTTACTAAAAAATGCAGAATTTGTGGTTCAGGATGAATCTGGTTTTCCCATTCGTTTTTTTCCTGAAGACAACTGGAAACGATCTATTTTTGGAAGGTATGAAAAATCGTGGAATTTATCCGGTGCTGTCATTCCAGAAACCCAACCGGAACTTAAAAGTTTAAGTGAATCTACAAACGATTCCATTTTACCTTTTCCCTTCGGTTACGGTTACTTAGGAACCAAGGACAACCGCCAATCGGCCGTCCTTGTTTTTTCTAAAAAATAAAATCGAAGCTTAATTCTTAATTATGAGGATCCATCACTCTACTGTGGTCGGATCCCAACAAGTTCGAAAGTTCTCATTCCAACCTGAAATTTCGTTCATATCCTTTTCGGATAAAACAAAATCAAATACATCCGCATTCTCTTTGATGCGATCAGGGTTTTTAGATTTAGGGATCACTACATGACCTGATTGCAAAGACCAACGAATTAAAACCTGTGCATTTGACTTTTGATATCGGTTGGCAATCTGAGTGATTCGAGGATCTTCTAATTTTTGCCCATGCGCCAAAGGACTATAAGCTTCGAGTAATATTCCTTTTTTTGCACAATATTCTTTTAGTTCGATGTCCTGCAAAAATG
Encoded proteins:
- the recA gene encoding recombinase RecA produces the protein MKKEKADKAQEKETDQRKQAIDAALGQIEKQFGKGSIMRLGADTRMAEMSVVSTGSLDLDIALGIGGFPSGRIVEIYGPESSGKTTLTLSAIAETQKKGGIAAFIDAEHALDPSYAKKLGVNVDDLLVAQPDNGEEALEICESLVRSNAIDLIVIDSVAALVPKAEIEGDMGDSHMGLQARLMSQALRKLTGTIAKSNTTVIFINQIRMKIGVMFGSPETTTGGNALKFYASIRLDIRRIETLKEKEEPVGNRVRVKVVKNKCAPPFRQAEFDIMYANGINRESSLIDLAVRHDLVAKAGSWYSYGGEKIGQGKEQVKNFFLENPDIAFKIENQVRDLNSLPLMDQSKIQTREVKSIERDPKETKETKSKQPVSFSTEAEGEVAVGE